One window of the Microtus ochrogaster isolate Prairie Vole_2 chromosome 10, MicOch1.0, whole genome shotgun sequence genome contains the following:
- the LOC101990133 gene encoding uncharacterized protein LOC101990133, with protein sequence MDRFLLDKERLASAKEEYLFKFSGLLCSLSALVFEIVIASSQFWRFWEFDDKLVQFVSFGLWEAYYPQEFNVSGTVTKILVHTPINSTWTISPEFEYARTLIMWAVSMKPVVLIFGAIAIKIGCMKDPFIEMQIYCYKVAALGLCVSSIFTFVSVSWNHFVDHYGQTTLDFPPDFPVKKEALISKHYTVVFPIGVLIATMSLVCAIFFLFEINSLKLKNQVKAKSASIVADQEI encoded by the exons ATGGATCGCTTCCTCCTggataaagaaag ACTTGCCAGTGCGAAGGAGGAGTACCTCTTCAAGTTTAGTGGCCTCCTCTGCAGCCTATCAGCCTTGGTGTTCGAGATAGTCATCGCAAGCAGCCAATTCTGGCGCTTCTGGGAATTCGATGACAAGCTTGTGCAATTCGTGTCTTTTGGCCTGTGGGAAGCTTACTACCCTCAAGAATTTAATGTTTCAGGCACTGTAACCAAGATTCTGGTGCACACCCCTATCAATTCCACATGGACCATTTCACCTGAATTTGAGTACGCACGGACCCTGATAATGTGGGCTGTTTCGATGAAGCCTGTAGTTCTGATTTTCGGTGCAATTGCCATTAAGATTGGCTGCATGAAAGACCCATTTATTGAGATGCAGATATATTGCTACAAAGTTGCTGCCTTAGGTTTGTGTGTTAGCAGCATCTTCACATTTGTTTCTGTGAGCTGGAACCACTTTGTAGATCATTATGGCCAAACCACTCTTGACTTTCCACCTGACTTTCCAGTTAAAAAAGAAGCCTTAATAAGCAAACACTATACTGTTGTGTTCCCAATAGGGGTACTGATTGCCACCATGTCACTCGTCTGTgctatcttctttctctttgagatAAACTCTTTGAAACTAAAGAATCAGGTGAAGGCCAAGTCTGCTTCCATAGTGGCCGATCAAGAGATATGA